The sequence ttatatatattcgtgGTTTCcgggggaaaaaaaaaaaaagagaaaaaaaaaagaagaaagaatgaagTAGCCATGCACTTCcgtttaaaaacaattttttagcTTCCCGCACAAGTAAAATAATCTACTTTTagttacaatatatattagcAAAACATAACAAAATGTACAACATAACATAAATGAAGAAGGTAAAGCGTGAATCTACAACGCGATCAATATGTAATTCgtattttaaatcattttcacTGTTCTCCTGTtcaaattcgatatattttatgtcaCTTTCTATCGATTCATTTACAAATGTGTATCCTGGGGACAAATACGATTcactaataattaaaatacaaagaaacggattaataaattgacagtagaaaacatttttcgtagaaatatcTACAACATGTATGCGAATCGCTCGGTAAACAGGACACCTTAGTTTAAGTAACTTGAATGCCATCGAGTGACTGTTACGTTTTACTTTGTTTAATTGATTATCGAGATACAATATGGAACGAACTAACGTCTTTATAATGTAACTAGTACACGAACAgtaaatcattttataaaaatcattcgagtaattattaatagtacGACTATAAGAATGGGTGTAGAGCGCAATGAGCCCCGGAACATACAATATCTCTCACGTGAGTAATGTATCGTCCAATTCTTCTATTTTGCCTTCAGGCTGCGATAAAACTTTGCGCAACACTTTGCTGACCACATCTGACAATGATTCCCTTGCACCGGCATCCAAAAAGGCCATGCAACGctgaaaaaatcaatttacaaaattataagtaatatataaataaccgAGATTTTCACctcataattttatacaataaagtTGATAGAAATATACCTGATGTTCTTCTTCCCCTTGCCTCAGTCTAAGTACTGCTATAAGAGCAAGTTCACTGTTGGCTTTCACGTaaccatttttctcttttgttccATTTACCAGCATGGGTAAAAGCGATTTAAGTAATTCTGGTGACATCTTCTCAGGTGGTATGTTACGAGCCAGATGAATGCATACCTTAGCTAATAACTGTTTTACGTCGTTACTATTGTTATTCATTGACTAGAAGATAAATTacacgataaattatttatattataaaattacagacATAGATTTACATgtaatttgttgaaatattcttaCTCGCACGAAAGGAGATAAAATTTGTTGAGGTATAGGTTGTCGTTCGTTCATAAGATATTGAAACAGATAACCACAAGCTCGTACACCGTTCATGACTATTTGAACTCGGTCCGCACTTAAATACGAAAGTATTACTCCACAAACACGATCTTTCTCTTTACTGTTGTAGATAGTTGTCGGGGATTCCTTTAACGCAACAAATAATGCTGCAGAACGCCCGTGTCTAAGCATCCAATCGACACTGGTGTCACTAcctaaaattaattgaataactcaaatgttatacgtattttataaaaaagaatctaTGAGATGACAAACTATAACTTGAAGTGCGCGACAACCAGTGCGATGTTCGGTTCGAGCCGAGTCAGGTTCCGAAAACAACTCGGGACTCGAGAATGTTGGAGGAATACCCGAGAATTTCGGCAAGACGAACGACGTTTCAGGAATAATTCGATAAAGCCGGTTTAGAACCTGACCCGAGATCCCGAGAAAAAAACTTTCGTACTCCCGCATACTTCTAACTGTGATTAACGCTAATTGTGTACGATATTCTGGCATATGTCGTTCTCTATCGTCTTGAACAAAagcatattttacatttaaaatatttgttttcaattGTAATTGAACATTCTAGAAATTCCATCGTAATcccaaatataaaataaacgtacATAATAGATCTTCGTTAAGTGCAATATTGAGTTGGTCTAGACTGAGCCATCGTATCAACGCCCCGAAACAACCGGCTACGGCGTTCCTTGTAACATCTTCCGGATGTCCAAGCATACTACTTAAAGTAACAAACACTTGTTTCTTCATTGGTTCTGTCATTTTGTCACCAGCAGGCGTAAGCACACCTCTTAAAGCTTGTAACATTGTCTCTCTAAATAGAATGAATATGTATTGGTAAACTTCAAtgattctttcaaatatataaataatgtatgaGATATATTCAATCCTTTAGTTTACCTAATAGCTGGATCATCTCCAGTTTTAATGCCAGTATGAAGTTCTGTGAACAATGGGTCAACACGAGTATGAATTACAATGAGATTACTTAAAGCGTAAGCAGCTTTTAATCTCACTTGTCTATTACTGTCATTCAATGCTCTCAAGAAAGTGGTTTGTAATTGTGGTAAAAATTGCTTTAACATTACTCCAACCTAATCAAAGCATTTTAGGCatcaattatttacttttgcgttattattatatcttattgTATCTTTCTCTTAATATTGCTCATACATTATAGCTATTATTAGATTACCCTACCTTGCCGAGCAAGATTGCAAGCGTTTCTAAAACTGCTGCTTTAACACTCCAATTAAAGCGATCGCCGAGAATACGAATTAATGGCCCTGTAATATGTACAACACTTGGTTGTAACGCTGAGGCGCTagttaattttataacttctCCAAGTCCTTGAGCTGCTTGTTCTTTTGCTTCTGGTAAACCATTTAATATAGCTTCCCTGAATATCGGGAGAATGGGAGTAATTCCTTTTGGCAAACAGAATCCTGGCAATAATTCTTGTCCCTTTAAATCAGACACTGCAAACCGAACAGCTTGTCTAATGTCTTGTACATGAGCAATTTGTTGATCGGATGCTAAAGtctaaaaatagaatttaatatattaatttcaataacattgattgaaaatcatatttaaataaaaaatttttgttaccaTAACGTAGCCTTACCTTAGTGACTGCTGTAAGAGCTTCCCAACTCATCTGTAGTACATCCTTATCACCGTCTGTGAATAAGTGAATGAGACCTCGTAATAATTGTGGAACATATTGGCTATAATCTGCACGCGTGTCACGGCAAAAAGCACATAACAAAGTTGCAGCGCTTCGTCGTCTAGATGGATCGTCCGCTCTTGTAGCTTCCATGAGCTGATCCATGACTGTTCTAATACCAACTTCATCGGTAACGGATAGGATCACCGCTTGGCAATATTCTAGCTCTTGAACTTCATTCGGCGTGCCCTGAGCACTAGAGAGTGCAGTTAATAGCGCTGGTAGAATTTTGTGAAGAAACCTTGTTAATGCTTCGCCTGCTACGCTAGCCAAGATTGATAACGCTTTTGTATTGACAGGAGGAGTTGTCAATTGAGGTACTAAATATGGTAGAACAACACGAGATTTGATTGCCATTACTTGGCGTAAACCATCTAAGGTATTCTCTGCTTCCGCTGGATCCGGTGAATTTAATTGCGTTAACATTGCTGGTAATATATCATCTAATGCTCTAACTCCTACCGTTGAATGCAAACCGTCAAATGTTTTTGCTGCTGCCTGTCGAACTTCTGGCAATGGATCGCACAATGCTTTcctacaatataaaaataatagccTTTCTAATTGTCTGAtcattatttcgaaatttatcaataacattctttacatataaacataaatactTTTACCTCACTGTCGGAACCAAACTGACTACAAAGGTTATCACCATGTCTTTATTTGTACTTGTCATAATTTCTGATAATCCGATACATACACCTTGACGTTGATCGGCCTGATCACTTTGTAAACCTTTCTCCAAAATGGGTATAATTTCTGGTAACACCCTTTCACCTAATTTTCTAACTAGATCCCCTAAAGTCCTCGCTGCCACCTGTCTTTTATCATTACTTGTACTAGCCAGACAGCCAAGTAATAAAGTAAACAATGTCGgtaatatttctcttaaaGTTCTCGGTGTATTCGTTACAACAACTTTCCATACATGAAGAGCAGCTTGGCGTACCATCAATGCAACATCCGATCTACCCATGTATAATCCCGCTAAAACACGATTTCGCCTTTCAGCACCAAGTGCGTTAATAATGGCATAATGTGACTGTTCAGTTCCAAAATTATCATCTTCGCTTGCTGTTTCTGTTGACATCTTTCCCGAGACTCCAGAAATTCGATATAACAAATCACCAAGTAATTGAACCGATGAGTATCTAATACGCCAATTATCATCAAAGAGGCTCTTTTCCAATTCTGGTAACAGCAACATAATAGCAGAATCAGCATAAAGATTAACGATACGTTGGCCCGCTCTAAGTGCTGTTTCACGAACGTATTCATTCTCGTCAGCTAAAGCTTTCAAAATAGGATTAATAATTTGTCCAATATAGGGCGTAAATTCTGTAGTAAATGCACTCGGCATATAGATAAACATCATGATATAACCATCCTTAACATGAGGAGCTATGTCGGTTCTTTCGGCAGTACTAATAATTTCAGGCATAAGTTTGTGAAGTTTTTCAACACCTAATCCCCTCACAACTTCTGAAAGGCCTTGCGCAGCACCCGATCGATCAACGCTACTTGTTTCAGATGTAAGCGTTTGCATTAACCAAGGAAGCAAATCTTCAAAGCTAGATTCACCCATTCCTCGTACCATAGCACCTAATGCTCTTGCAGATACACTTCGTACTTCTGGTACAGGATCTAATAAACTCGTTTTTAAGCCAGGGATGATCGTTGGCAAATATGGAGTTAAGTCTTTTTGATCGGTCAAAGAATACATATTTCCGATAATTTGGGCAGccatttttcttgtttctgtTGAACGGTCCAAAAATGCTCGTTGTACTACAGGCATAATAAGAGCTAATGACGGAGCATCGATAAAATGTACGAACTGAGTATCTAAAAGAGTTTGGAGACAAGTAGCCGTTTTATGAGAAGGATCTTGTAAGGCTTTCAATAAAACTGGTACAATAGCTTGGATCTCTGGATTACGAATTACGCTTCCAATAACTTTGAGAGCTTCTGCACCGGCCTCTTGAACTTTTGTATGTGAATCACTGAGTACTTCGATTAGCTTTGGAACTATACTTGGCAAACAACTGCTAAGCTGTTTCGGTGCACAATACGCCATTGCGCCTAATAACTCAACAGATCCTTGAAAACGCaaacaaaattatgtaatatctAGAACAAGATTATTAAtctaaataacattaatatttaaattatttaccaGTTTTAGTCCTCCAAGAATCTTCTTCTAATGCTGCTAATAAACTAGGTAAAACAAGCTTTACCCCATGTGCAGATAATTTACTCATAACTACACGAGCTGTATCATCGGTAGCCGCTCTGACATATTGGCTTGAATCTCCAAAGCACAGCAACAAATGTGGTAACACGTGAACGATGTATGGTTCAAATAACCTACCAAGCATTGTACATAACATTTCGAAAGCAAATAACGCTCCTTCTCGATGCCTATAGTTTTTCTTATCCTGAATGGCATTAGTTAATGTGGTCATAATATCGAGTTGTTTTAACGCTAGTATCCCCATACCCTTGATTATACCTGCTAAACCGTAAGCCGCGCCTTTACGTTCCCCATATTTGTCTGATTTTAACAATTGGTCCATTAATTTGTCCACAATCTTTGGTGCATCTTCCTTAATAGAAGGTACAAGATGCGGTAGACAATTGGCTACTGCTTCCTGCACTTGTTGCGATGGTGTGGAAAGAGCAGCGATTAAACGCATAACTATCGGTTTAATACGTGAATCATCTTTGTCCAAGTGTCTTGCTAGCGACCCCATAAGAATAACTACAGATTGTTTGATTGAATCGAAACTGCCAATTTTTGGCGCTTTATCCATAAAGTCTTCAAAAACCGGCAATAAAGAAGTTATATTTGCTTTCCCATGAAGATCAACAACAGCTACGGCAGCAGTTAACATCTCTGTACGAACAGTCTGATTTCTATCTCCTAAACCAGTAGAGACAAAAAATTGCACAAGTTTAAGCACTGTATCGGCACTGAGAAGAGCTGCCATTTGAGCCAATGCTAGTGCTACACCTCGTCTTGGACCCCAAGTATCAATCGGCTGTTCAACCACGCGTCCAAAATCGTTCAATTTTGGTGGAATCATGGCTAACTTTTCTTGGTACAGCTGTAGTAATTTATCCAAAATTTCTGGTACTAGGTGGGGAACGTCGGTTAAACACTGCGCCAAAGCGCAAGCAGCTGCTTGCTGTATAGGTTCTACAGGATGTGTAACGTCTTGGATCAGTTCATCAGAAAGTATGTCCGTATGCATTACTAAATCTGCAGCATTCCATAACTCATTGGcaagaattttattctcgTCGCAAACATCGAACTTAGCAATCCATATTTTCCTAACAAGATGAGATAGTTGATCAGCATCCTCTTTCTGAGACGGAAAAGCTTGTCTCACGACTGTTAATGCTCTTAATGCTGCATCTCTTATTGTAgataaagaattttgtaatgCACCAATTAAAGAATCTATATCTTCACTGGTTGCTATTGCAGTACCTGGTTGACCGCTACCGGATTGAGCAACATCTAGCAATGTTGCAACCGCATGTGATTGTACTCTTCCGCTTGTGATTTccattaattctattaatagaTCAAACATATGTTTACGCGGAAGCAATTGGGGATGTCTCATATCTCTAAAATCAGAAGAACTTCCTCTTTGTTTAGCATGTTCTTGTATTATCTGTAATCCTTGAACAATCATATTATCGTCCTTATAAGATAATAAGGTCTTTTTTATAAATGGAAAGACGTAGCAAAAGGTCGGAGCTGTAAATAACTTCTTTTGTCTTATTGTTGTCGTGTGTAAAAGATTTAAAGTTCTCTTTACCGCTGTATCAAGATTTTCCTCCTCCCAAGCTTGATTCAGATCGCATTGCGGTTGTAATTGTCGCAGCGTGACATGTGCTACTAAATCACTAAGAActggattatttattttcacaatcCTCTTTAAACGTATATAAAGATCACACATTGCAGGAGCAGCTAATGGTGATCTTAAGTTTTTCAAAATCGGAAGTAGAAAATCTTTCAAATGAAAAGACAATTCTTGCCCGTTTCCACGCATAGAACAGATAATTAGAGATACAGcattatttattctatgttTCAGTTCTGTCAATCTTTTACGGATTGCATTTTCCTTTGCCATTTGTGCCTTAA comes from Bombus pyrosoma isolate SC7728 linkage group LG2, ASM1482585v1, whole genome shotgun sequence and encodes:
- the LOC122573142 gene encoding eIF-2-alpha kinase activator GCN1 isoform X2, whose translation is MADVELTKALKDLPNRVQTASKNERREILQNVVNVLSNPGINEKIVNGICKTVSLTLHRYKDTASQSYVKNLIEELLRKQPAPTIKHMTNVVIEQATWHKNVVPTLNTALTAYLALKWSTLIVLHGYKSNSDINPELPKLIEAQANLSAAALASMDKKLTEKVYVLLAHQWLSVKDIDIVYLETLTKLEVGNGVIVLASLLTKYLVNAKKSELVVKLKTNTIDAFIKLTISCKKKPDLYVVHNAVPLLRRISHDEFKSQLLPALQKAMLRNPEIIIESVGYILSGLSLDLSQYSQDISKGLFANLHSKEDLVRDEAVGACRRLALQCSDNIALENLLSSVFAVFHGSEGKLTVATHKISVLQGAGNLSYNAASGGSVEKLAETACEHFIKVLETEVHEKTLIYALEMMALWSNKFANNVPKCVIDAFKKGMNAKTSTAAVRTAYIKLFFSTPVASYSAAITPLLVQAIIRAMQQSAQPAAVTEGLVASYLLLKFVLANQVENDKQTVLWNAIDEQIFFSEKFLSACGDDILYHLMLLCERLITEFGDRLNEKALNGVHRAIVACATAPKYKIRKRCFPLIKKVLTGLSTYDPAQELLMEYNKFLENVKIKSEHDKENKEDSSGCETTGRCLADGLLAICSGSFLFELPAMQMTRDALIPSHHPAIYKAMPNLWFKVAKNFNLVPKNFLCSFNHEIKKILVQNYKPVASYENALTKVISIIPDIILPAIVSNITNKLDDPEVLKVTKDEYFTYLTPEGELYDKSVLPTSDENDILNSMNMKRESKVYSFKEQQEELQLRRELYEKRKKEGKIKEPKLTPKQEEILKAQMAKENAIRKRLTELKHRINNAVSLIICSMRGNGQELSFHLKDFLLPILKNLRSPLAAPAMCDLYIRLKRIVKINNPVLSDLVAHVTLRQLQPQCDLNQAWEEENLDTAVKRTLNLLHTTTIRQKKLFTAPTFCYVFPFIKKTLLSYKDDNMIVQGLQIIQEHAKQRGSSSDFRDMRHPQLLPRKHMFDLLIELMEITSGRVQSHAVATLLDVAQSGSGQPGTAIATSEDIDSLIGALQNSLSTIRDAALRALTVVRQAFPSQKEDADQLSHLVRKIWIAKFDVCDENKILANELWNAADLVMHTDILSDELIQDVTHPVEPIQQAAACALAQCLTDVPHLVPEILDKLLQLYQEKLAMIPPKLNDFGRVVEQPIDTWGPRRGVALALAQMAALLSADTVLKLVQFFVSTGLGDRNQTVRTEMLTAAVAVVDLHGKANITSLLPVFEDFMDKAPKIGSFDSIKQSVVILMGSLARHLDKDDSRIKPIVMRLIAALSTPSQQVQEAVANCLPHLVPSIKEDAPKIVDKLMDQLLKSDKYGERKGAAYGLAGIIKGMGILALKQLDIMTTLTNAIQDKKNYRHREGALFAFEMLCTMLGRLFEPYIVHVLPHLLLCFGDSSQYVRAATDDTARVVMSKLSAHGVKLVLPSLLAALEEDSWRTKTGSVELLGAMAYCAPKQLSSCLPSIVPKLIEVLSDSHTKVQEAGAEALKVIGSVIRNPEIQAIVPVLLKALQDPSHKTATCLQTLLDTQFVHFIDAPSLALIMPVVQRAFLDRSTETRKMAAQIIGNMYSLTDQKDLTPYLPTIIPGLKTSLLDPVPEVRSVSARALGAMVRGMGESSFEDLLPWLMQTLTSETSSVDRSGAAQGLSEVVRGLGVEKLHKLMPEIISTAERTDIAPHVKDGYIMMFIYMPSAFTTEFTPYIGQIINPILKALADENEYVRETALRAGQRIVNLYADSAIMLLLPELEKSLFDDNWRIRYSSVQLLGDLLYRISGVSGKMSTETASEDDNFGTEQSHYAIINALGAERRNRVLAGLYMGRSDVALMVRQAALHVWKVVVTNTPRTLREILPTLFTLLLGCLASTSNDKRQVAARTLGDLVRKLGERVLPEIIPILEKGLQSDQADQRQGVCIGLSEIMTSTNKDMVITFVVSLVPTVRKALCDPLPEVRQAAAKTFDGLHSTVGVRALDDILPAMLTQLNSPDPAEAENTLDGLRQVMAIKSRVVLPYLVPQLTTPPVNTKALSILASVAGEALTRFLHKILPALLTALSSAQGTPNEVQELEYCQAVILSVTDEVGIRTVMDQLMEATRADDPSRRRSAATLLCAFCRDTRADYSQYVPQLLRGLIHLFTDGDKDVLQMSWEALTAVTKTLASDQQIAHVQDIRQAVRFAVSDLKGQELLPGFCLPKGITPILPIFREAILNGLPEAKEQAAQGLGEVIKLTSASALQPSVVHITGPLIRILGDRFNWSVKAAVLETLAILLGKVGVMLKQFLPQLQTTFLRALNDSNRQVRLKAAYALSNLIVIHTRVDPLFTELHTGIKTGDDPAIRETMLQALRGVLTPAGDKMTEPMKKQVFVTLSSMLGHPEDVTRNAVAGCFGALIRWLSLDQLNIALNEDLLYDRERHMPEYRTQLALITVRSMREYESFFLGISGQVLNRLYRIIPETSFVLPKFSGIPPTFSSPELFSEPDSARTEHRTGCRALQVIVCHLIDSFL
- the LOC122573142 gene encoding eIF-2-alpha kinase activator GCN1 isoform X1; translated protein: MADVELTKALKDLPNRVQTASKNERREILQNVVNVLSNPGINEKIVNGICKTVSLTLHRYKDTASQSYVKNLIEELLRKQPAPTIKHMTNVVIEQATWHKNVVPTLNTALTAYLALKWSTLIVLHGYKSNSDINPELPKLIEAQANLSAAALASMDKKLTEKVYVLLAHQWLSVKDIDIVYLETLTKLEVGNGVIVLASLLTKYLVNAKKSELVVKLKTNTIDAFIKLTISCKKKPDLYVVHNAVPLLRRISHDEFKSQLLPALQKAMLRNPEIIIESVGYILSGLSLDLSQYSQDISKGLFANLHSKEDLVRDEAVGACRRLALQCSDNIALENLLSSVFAVFHGSEGKLTVATHKISVLQGAGNLSYNAASGGSVEKLAETACEHFIKVLETEVHEKTLIYALEMMALWSNKFANNVPKCVIDAFKKGMNAKTSTAAVRTAYIKLFFSTPVASYSAAITPLLVQAIIRAMQQSAQPAAVTEGLVASYLLLKFVLANQVENDKQTVLWNAIDEQIFFSEKFLSACGDDILYHLMLLCERLITEFGDRLNEKALNGVHRAIVACATAPKYKIRKRCFPLIKKVLTGLSTYDPAQELLMEYNKFLENVKIKSEHDKENKEDSSGCETTGRCLADGLLAICSGSFLFELPAMQMTRDALIPSHHPAIYKAMPNLWFKVAKNFNLVPKNFLCSFNHEIKKILVQNYKPVASYENALTKVISIIPDIILPAIVSNITNKLDDPEVLKVTKDEYFTYLTPEGELYDKSVLPTSDENDILNSMNMKRESKVYSFKEQQEELQLRRELYEKRKKEGKIKEPKLTPKQEEILKAQMAKENAIRKRLTELKHRINNAVSLIICSMRGNGQELSFHLKDFLLPILKNLRSPLAAPAMCDLYIRLKRIVKINNPVLSDLVAHVTLRQLQPQCDLNQAWEEENLDTAVKRTLNLLHTTTIRQKKLFTAPTFCYVFPFIKKTLLSYKDDNMIVQGLQIIQEHAKQRGSSSDFRDMRHPQLLPRKHMFDLLIELMEITSGRVQSHAVATLLDVAQSGSGQPGTAIATSEDIDSLIGALQNSLSTIRDAALRALTVVRQAFPSQKEDADQLSHLVRKIWIAKFDVCDENKILANELWNAADLVMHTDILSDELIQDVTHPVEPIQQAAACALAQCLTDVPHLVPEILDKLLQLYQEKLAMIPPKLNDFGRVVEQPIDTWGPRRGVALALAQMAALLSADTVLKLVQFFVSTGLGDRNQTVRTEMLTAAVAVVDLHGKANITSLLPVFEDFMDKAPKIGSFDSIKQSVVILMGSLARHLDKDDSRIKPIVMRLIAALSTPSQQVQEAVANCLPHLVPSIKEDAPKIVDKLMDQLLKSDKYGERKGAAYGLAGIIKGMGILALKQLDIMTTLTNAIQDKKNYRHREGALFAFEMLCTMLGRLFEPYIVHVLPHLLLCFGDSSQYVRAATDDTARVVMSKLSAHGVKLVLPSLLAALEEDSWRTKTGSVELLGAMAYCAPKQLSSCLPSIVPKLIEVLSDSHTKVQEAGAEALKVIGSVIRNPEIQAIVPVLLKALQDPSHKTATCLQTLLDTQFVHFIDAPSLALIMPVVQRAFLDRSTETRKMAAQIIGNMYSLTDQKDLTPYLPTIIPGLKTSLLDPVPEVRSVSARALGAMVRGMGESSFEDLLPWLMQTLTSETSSVDRSGAAQGLSEVVRGLGVEKLHKLMPEIISTAERTDIAPHVKDGYIMMFIYMPSAFTTEFTPYIGQIINPILKALADENEYVRETALRAGQRIVNLYADSAIMLLLPELEKSLFDDNWRIRYSSVQLLGDLLYRISGVSGKMSTETASEDDNFGTEQSHYAIINALGAERRNRVLAGLYMGRSDVALMVRQAALHVWKVVVTNTPRTLREILPTLFTLLLGCLASTSNDKRQVAARTLGDLVRKLGERVLPEIIPILEKGLQSDQADQRQGVCIGLSEIMTSTNKDMVITFVVSLVPTVRKALCDPLPEVRQAAAKTFDGLHSTVGVRALDDILPAMLTQLNSPDPAEAENTLDGLRQVMAIKSRVVLPYLVPQLTTPPVNTKALSILASVAGEALTRFLHKILPALLTALSSAQGTPNEVQELEYCQAVILSVTDEVGIRTVMDQLMEATRADDPSRRRSAATLLCAFCRDTRADYSQYVPQLLRGLIHLFTDGDKDVLQMSWEALTAVTKTLASDQQIAHVQDIRQAVRFAVSDLKGQELLPGFCLPKGITPILPIFREAILNGLPEAKEQAAQGLGEVIKLTSASALQPSVVHITGPLIRILGDRFNWSVKAAVLETLAILLGKVGVMLKQFLPQLQTTFLRALNDSNRQVRLKAAYALSNLIVIHTRVDPLFTELHTGIKTGDDPAIRETMLQALRGVLTPAGDKMTEPMKKQVFVTLSSMLGHPEDVTRNAVAGCFGALIRWLSLDQLNIALNEDLLCSDTSVDWMLRHGRSAALFVALKESPTTIYNSKEKDRVCGVILSYLSADRVQIVMNGVRACGYLFQYLMNERQPIPQQILSPFVRSMNNNSNDVKQLLAKVCIHLARNIPPEKMSPELLKSLLPMLVNGTKEKNGYVKANSELALIAVLRLRQGEEEHQRCMAFLDAGARESLSDVVSKVLRKVLSQPEGKIEELDDTLLT